A region from the Coriobacteriia bacterium genome encodes:
- a CDS encoding cation transporter: MRFGGRRVRTVRRVLLAILGLNASVAAAKIAYGLLSGSIAMRADGFHSLFDGLSNVIGLVGIGLASRPADRTHPYGHGKFETYASAAIGAMLMLAAYNVGSEALGRLLDGPDGAPRVDAGSFAVMLGTLAVNIGVTLYERGIGRRIGSQILVADASHTGSDVLVSLGVIAGLVAVRLGFPAADPIIALLVAVAIVLTAVRVLGEAGLTLSDRARIDPQLLCSVVLRIPGVLGCHSIRTRGSESEVYADLHIQVEPSVTVEQGHLVAEEVERGVTEAFPEVVDAIVHLEPLDAYQVSKTESEAEQGLAPAPAAGPADRPERRR; this comes from the coding sequence ATGCGCTTCGGCGGGCGACGCGTCCGGACGGTCAGGCGGGTGCTGCTGGCGATCCTGGGACTCAACGCGTCCGTCGCCGCCGCGAAGATCGCCTACGGACTGCTGTCGGGCTCGATCGCCATGCGAGCCGACGGCTTCCACTCGCTCTTCGACGGCTTGTCGAACGTGATCGGGCTGGTGGGCATCGGCCTGGCGTCCCGTCCGGCGGACCGGACGCACCCGTACGGCCACGGCAAGTTCGAGACCTACGCCTCGGCGGCCATCGGCGCCATGCTGATGCTGGCCGCGTACAACGTCGGTTCGGAAGCCCTGGGCCGGCTGCTGGACGGCCCGGACGGCGCGCCGCGCGTGGACGCCGGCTCCTTCGCCGTCATGCTCGGGACCCTGGCGGTCAACATAGGCGTCACGCTGTACGAGCGGGGCATCGGACGCCGCATCGGCAGCCAGATCCTCGTCGCGGACGCGAGCCACACCGGCAGCGACGTGCTGGTGAGCCTGGGCGTCATCGCGGGCCTCGTCGCCGTCCGGCTTGGCTTCCCGGCGGCCGACCCGATCATCGCGCTGCTGGTGGCCGTCGCGATCGTGCTCACCGCGGTCCGCGTGCTCGGCGAGGCCGGTCTGACGCTCTCGGACAGGGCGAGGATCGATCCGCAGCTGCTGTGCTCCGTCGTCCTCCGGATCCCGGGCGTGCTCGGCTGCCACTCCATCCGGACCCGGGGCTCGGAGTCCGAGGTGTACGCCGACCTACACATCCAAGTGGAACCCTCCGTGACCGTCGAGCAGGGGCACCTCGTGGCCGAGGAGGTCGAGCGCGGGGTAACGGAGGCCTTCCCCGAGGTCGTGGACGCGATCGTGCACCTCGAGCCTCTCGACGCCTACCAGGTCTCCAAGACCGAGTCCGAGGCCGAGCAGGGCCTTGCCCCCGCCCCCGCGGCCGGCCCCGCGGACCGGCCCGAGCGGCGCCGCTGA
- a CDS encoding phosphoribosyltransferase — MFRDRLEAGRRLAEKLAGYRGMPDAVVLGIPRGGVVLAAEVAGALAAPLDVLVVRKVGHPLNPEFAAGAVDPDGGLLVNPFARVSEEEVRRIAERERAEIERRLAAYRAGRPPLELRGKTAILVDDGIATGLTALKAAGYARDQGAGRVVVAAAVMSREAREALAEVADEVVAVDVPEPFGAVGQFYREFPQVSDAEVVDILAGTPASRT; from the coding sequence ATGTTCCGTGACAGGCTCGAGGCGGGGCGCAGGCTCGCCGAGAAGCTGGCCGGGTATCGCGGCATGCCCGACGCGGTCGTGCTGGGCATACCGAGGGGCGGCGTAGTGCTCGCCGCGGAGGTGGCGGGGGCGCTCGCGGCGCCGCTCGACGTGCTGGTCGTGCGCAAGGTCGGCCACCCGCTCAACCCCGAGTTCGCCGCGGGAGCCGTCGACCCGGACGGCGGGCTGCTCGTCAACCCGTTCGCCCGTGTCTCCGAGGAGGAGGTGCGGCGCATAGCCGAGCGGGAGAGAGCGGAGATCGAGCGCCGGCTGGCGGCGTACCGCGCGGGCCGCCCGCCCCTGGAGCTGCGCGGCAAGACCGCGATCCTGGTGGACGACGGCATCGCGACCGGTCTCACCGCCCTCAAGGCGGCCGGCTACGCGCGCGACCAGGGGGCCGGGCGCGTCGTGGTCGCCGCGGCCGTCATGTCCCGCGAAGCGCGCGAGGCGCTGGCCGAGGTCGCCGACGAGGTCGTGGCGGTGGACGTCCCCGAACCCTTCGGCGCCGTCGGCCAGTTCTACCGGGAGTTCCCCCAGGTGTCGGACGCAGAGGTGGTCGACATCCTGGCCGGGACGCCGGCGTCACGCACCTGA
- a CDS encoding metal-sensitive transcriptional regulator yields MLEVSEAERKRIVNRLKRLEGQMRGLQSMVESGKECEAVLTQIMAAKAALNQVGMHIIGYSMKKCLISEDVTARDDLIDEAIGVFLKYSSCVK; encoded by the coding sequence ATGCTCGAGGTCTCGGAGGCCGAGCGCAAGCGCATCGTCAACCGGCTGAAGCGCCTGGAGGGCCAGATGCGCGGCCTGCAGTCCATGGTCGAGTCGGGTAAGGAGTGCGAGGCCGTCCTGACTCAGATCATGGCCGCGAAGGCAGCCCTCAACCAGGTCGGGATGCACATCATCGGCTACTCCATGAAGAAGTGCCTCATCTCGGAGGATGTCACGGCCCGGGACGACCTCATCGACGAAGCGATCGGCGTGTTCCTGAAGTACTCGTCCTGCGTGAAGTAG
- a CDS encoding SpoIIE family protein phosphatase → MSSGTQGWERYVVLAGAALGPVGLLLVHRFYGYTLFHVLVELFAVVVAAGIFIVTWNTRRLLDNGYLLVLGIAFLFVGGVDLLHTLAYKGMGDLLGHDHTDVPTQLWLVARYLQAGAMLVAPAFLTRRVRPYAAMAFSACVTVLGVSAVLWWDVFPVALDPVTGLTPFKVGSEYLISSMLGVAALALWRNRERFEAGVLRLLLGSILVTIASEMAFTLYTDPFGALNFVGHLLKVLAFFLIYKAIVESALRRPFGVLFREAAEREAALAESEERFRTTFEQATVGIAHLDLDGRWLRVNERLAEIAGYPTEELLRRSFKEITHPDDLPADLKRMSRLLAGEICEYCIEKRLVRKDGQHTWVSLRRSLLREADGSPKYFVSIIEDISERRSSEERLRRAKELSEALNRVDAAINSTLDFRTIMRRAVVSAAAGVGCETASVMLREEGCWVPIVTHEFPAEIIGRPFPDEELPQAVLAAELGVPVAISNAYDDDRVNREVMRRYEIRSVLVVPLISRGDCVGSIYFNFHSHTHWFTPDESDFATSLASALALAIENSRLYDAQRTIAETLQAALMAMPDRLPRVDFAGAYRSSGDPSSIGGDFYDAFVLGPARIAFTLGDVSGKGLAAATVTAIARSTLRAFAYRDSEPARVLAEANAVLVRQMEEDRFVTALCGVLDTSSGLLTLSTAGHPPPLLCGPEHCGYLEVPANPPLGLFAGIRFEEVSVRLGPGEMIVAYSDGMLDARGESGFFGEKRLLRLLTDLATEPAEELVARAIAAVESFTGGVLTDDAAIAAFRLTAANLSLVAEQPTELPERLSAG, encoded by the coding sequence GTGAGCAGCGGTACGCAGGGTTGGGAACGGTACGTCGTGCTCGCCGGCGCGGCCCTCGGGCCGGTCGGCCTGCTGCTCGTGCACCGGTTCTACGGCTACACCCTCTTCCACGTGCTCGTCGAGCTCTTCGCGGTCGTGGTCGCCGCGGGCATCTTCATCGTCACCTGGAACACCCGCCGGCTGCTCGACAACGGGTACCTGCTGGTGCTCGGCATCGCGTTCCTCTTCGTGGGCGGCGTGGACCTGCTCCACACGCTGGCGTACAAGGGCATGGGGGACCTGCTGGGACACGACCACACCGACGTCCCGACCCAGCTGTGGCTCGTAGCCCGCTACCTGCAGGCCGGCGCCATGCTCGTCGCGCCGGCCTTCCTCACGCGCCGCGTGCGGCCCTACGCCGCGATGGCGTTCTCCGCGTGCGTGACGGTCCTCGGCGTCTCCGCGGTGCTGTGGTGGGACGTCTTCCCGGTCGCGCTCGACCCGGTCACCGGCCTGACCCCGTTCAAGGTGGGCAGCGAGTACCTCATCTCGTCGATGCTGGGCGTGGCGGCCCTCGCGTTGTGGAGGAACCGGGAGCGCTTCGAGGCCGGCGTCCTGAGGCTGCTCCTGGGCTCGATACTCGTGACCATCGCCTCCGAGATGGCGTTCACGCTCTACACCGACCCGTTCGGCGCGCTCAACTTCGTCGGCCACCTGCTGAAAGTGCTGGCCTTCTTCCTCATCTACAAGGCGATCGTGGAGTCGGCGCTGCGCCGGCCGTTCGGCGTCCTGTTCAGAGAGGCGGCCGAGCGCGAGGCCGCTCTTGCCGAGAGCGAGGAGCGGTTCCGCACCACGTTCGAGCAAGCCACGGTGGGCATCGCCCATCTCGACCTGGACGGACGCTGGCTGCGTGTGAACGAGCGCCTCGCGGAGATCGCCGGGTACCCGACGGAGGAGCTGCTGCGGCGCTCGTTCAAGGAGATCACCCACCCCGACGACCTGCCCGCGGACCTGAAGCGGATGTCCCGTCTGCTCGCCGGCGAGATATGCGAGTACTGCATCGAGAAGCGCCTCGTGCGCAAGGACGGGCAGCACACCTGGGTCTCTCTCCGCCGCTCGCTTCTGAGAGAGGCCGACGGATCACCCAAGTACTTCGTCTCGATCATCGAGGACATCAGCGAGCGCAGGTCCTCCGAGGAGCGCCTGCGGCGCGCCAAGGAGCTCTCCGAGGCGCTCAACCGCGTCGACGCCGCCATCAACTCGACGCTGGACTTCCGCACCATCATGCGCCGCGCCGTCGTGAGCGCCGCCGCCGGCGTGGGCTGCGAGACGGCCAGTGTCATGCTGCGCGAGGAGGGGTGCTGGGTCCCCATCGTGACGCATGAGTTCCCTGCCGAGATCATCGGCAGGCCCTTCCCGGACGAGGAGTTGCCTCAGGCCGTGCTCGCCGCCGAACTGGGAGTCCCGGTGGCGATATCCAACGCGTACGACGACGACCGCGTCAATCGCGAGGTGATGCGCCGCTACGAGATCCGCTCCGTGCTGGTCGTACCTCTGATCTCGCGGGGCGACTGCGTGGGCTCCATCTACTTCAACTTCCACAGCCACACACACTGGTTCACGCCCGACGAGTCGGACTTCGCCACGTCGCTGGCCTCCGCGCTGGCGCTCGCGATCGAGAACTCCCGCCTCTACGACGCCCAGCGGACCATCGCCGAGACCCTGCAGGCCGCGCTGATGGCGATGCCCGACCGGCTGCCGCGGGTGGACTTCGCCGGCGCCTACCGCTCCTCGGGGGATCCGAGCAGCATCGGTGGGGACTTCTACGACGCCTTCGTCCTCGGCCCGGCGAGGATCGCCTTCACGCTCGGCGACGTGTCCGGCAAGGGCCTCGCAGCCGCCACCGTCACCGCCATCGCGCGCTCGACGCTCAGAGCGTTCGCGTACCGCGACTCGGAACCGGCGCGTGTGCTGGCGGAGGCGAACGCCGTGCTCGTGCGGCAGATGGAGGAGGACCGGTTCGTGACCGCGCTCTGCGGGGTGCTCGACACCTCCTCGGGCCTGCTCACGCTCTCCACGGCCGGCCACCCCCCGCCCCTGCTCTGCGGCCCCGAGCATTGCGGCTACCTCGAGGTACCGGCGAACCCGCCGCTCGGGCTGTTCGCCGGCATCCGCTTCGAGGAGGTCTCCGTGCGGCTCGGCCCGGGCGAGATGATCGTGGCCTACAGCGACGGGATGCTCGACGCGCGGGGCGAGAGCGGCTTCTTCGGCGAGAAGCGCCTGCTGAGGCTGCTCACGGACCTGGCCACCGAACCGGCCGAGGAGCTCGTGGCCCGGGCGATAGCGGCGGTCGAGTCCTTCACCGGGGGCGTGCTGACCGACGACGCGGCGATTGCGGCGTTCCGTCTCACCGCGGCGAACCTCTCGCTGGTCGCAGAGCAGCCGACCGAGCTGCCCGAGAGGCTGAGCGCCGGGTAG
- a CDS encoding zinc ribbon domain-containing protein — MPTYELKCDRCGERHERFVPRLLQEDDKVCPACGSTDVRTGVGGGYISALKSGSGSGCAPGGGFT, encoded by the coding sequence TTGCCGACGTACGAGCTGAAGTGTGACCGGTGCGGGGAGCGTCACGAACGGTTCGTTCCGCGCTTGCTGCAGGAAGACGACAAGGTATGTCCCGCGTGCGGTTCCACGGATGTCCGCACCGGGGTGGGCGGCGGCTACATCAGCGCCCTGAAGAGCGGGTCGGGATCCGGCTGTGCGCCTGGAGGAGGCTTCACTTGA
- a CDS encoding ferrochelatase, giving the protein MALSWAWLALLLGAVGAGAALVALLIAPPRYEPPAFAGAAGMVAMSGWGLVLLSARHGSVGAAVLSGALGLAAFLGGYLLAASMLPLLARSAPPAPLPRVEGDPARSPAYVLLSRAEPERYHPRWAAATVAEVSGSGSMFVPVALLPFLFAAQKARYRLAQGRSPARQTVLGLAQRSARALGVPEVRVAWCEPPGSLAEAVHAAAQAGCSRIVVATLAVAEGHPEERAKMALDALKPGEAGLEILYTQPMWSSERLAGLVAGRASSFADGSPEAGVTLVMEAQPPAWEGAHEEFDRQEAAFAGRVRTLIAEGGVPGERIRTAWADWRTPDVTETVRHLAALGCERVAVVPAGFPTETLVTMLDLARGAELARTEAAVQLLPPWGNDPAVAEELVSRMREAASGRSE; this is encoded by the coding sequence GTGGCGCTTTCGTGGGCGTGGCTCGCGCTGCTGCTCGGCGCCGTGGGCGCCGGCGCGGCCCTCGTGGCGCTGCTGATAGCGCCTCCCCGGTACGAGCCACCGGCCTTCGCAGGCGCCGCCGGGATGGTCGCGATGTCGGGCTGGGGTCTCGTCCTGCTGTCCGCCCGCCACGGCTCGGTCGGCGCGGCGGTCCTCTCCGGCGCGCTCGGACTCGCCGCCTTCCTCGGGGGCTACCTGCTCGCCGCCTCGATGCTCCCCCTGCTCGCCCGCTCGGCCCCGCCCGCTCCACTGCCGCGTGTGGAGGGCGATCCCGCGCGTTCACCGGCCTACGTGCTGCTGTCGCGCGCCGAGCCCGAACGGTACCACCCGCGCTGGGCGGCGGCCACCGTCGCCGAGGTCTCGGGGTCCGGCTCGATGTTCGTCCCCGTCGCACTCCTGCCGTTCCTCTTCGCCGCCCAGAAGGCTCGCTACCGCCTCGCCCAGGGGCGCAGCCCGGCGCGCCAGACGGTCCTCGGCCTCGCCCAGCGCTCGGCCCGCGCCCTGGGCGTGCCGGAGGTGCGCGTGGCGTGGTGCGAGCCGCCGGGGTCGCTGGCGGAGGCCGTCCATGCGGCCGCGCAGGCCGGGTGCTCCCGCATCGTGGTCGCCACTCTCGCCGTGGCGGAGGGCCATCCCGAGGAGCGCGCCAAGATGGCGCTCGACGCGCTGAAGCCCGGCGAGGCCGGTCTGGAGATCCTCTACACCCAGCCGATGTGGTCCTCGGAGCGGCTCGCCGGGCTGGTCGCCGGCCGAGCCTCGTCGTTCGCCGACGGGAGCCCGGAGGCCGGCGTCACGCTGGTCATGGAGGCGCAGCCCCCCGCGTGGGAGGGCGCGCACGAGGAGTTCGACCGGCAGGAGGCGGCGTTCGCGGGGCGAGTCCGCACCCTCATCGCGGAGGGCGGCGTGCCAGGGGAGCGGATCCGGACCGCGTGGGCGGACTGGAGGACTCCGGACGTCACCGAGACGGTACGTCACCTCGCGGCGCTGGGCTGCGAGCGGGTCGCTGTCGTGCCGGCGGGGTTCCCCACCGAGACGCTCGTCACCATGCTCGACCTGGCTCGCGGGGCCGAGCTCGCCAGGACCGAGGCGGCGGTGCAGCTCCTGCCTCCGTGGGGGAACGACCCCGCCGTGGCCGAGGAGCTGGTATCGCGCATGCGCGAGGCCGCTTCCGGGCGCTCGGAATGA
- a CDS encoding DUF302 domain-containing protein, translating into MKVTDVRSGDGGFPEDYTYERRSGAGFDETLGSITHAIESRDLVVRRTYDIQSALEAKGFPIQPLTILEVGRAHDSSSTELAGLLTPLRFNVYQRGDHVFVSALRPSFVTRLVSDDAVVRLAACLERDVLAVVDAAAGDGT; encoded by the coding sequence TTGAAGGTGACCGACGTCCGGTCGGGCGATGGAGGGTTCCCGGAGGACTACACGTACGAGCGGCGCAGCGGCGCCGGGTTCGACGAGACCCTCGGGTCGATCACGCACGCCATCGAGTCGCGGGACCTGGTCGTGCGCAGGACCTACGACATCCAGTCGGCGCTGGAGGCGAAGGGCTTCCCCATCCAGCCGCTGACGATCCTCGAGGTGGGGCGTGCGCACGATTCCTCCTCGACGGAGCTTGCGGGGCTGCTCACGCCGTTGCGTTTCAACGTCTACCAGAGGGGCGACCACGTCTTCGTGTCGGCCCTGCGGCCGTCGTTCGTGACGCGTCTCGTGTCCGATGACGCCGTCGTGCGCCTCGCGGCGTGCCTCGAGCGCGACGTGCTCGCGGTCGTGGACGCGGCGGCCGGGGACGGGACCTGA
- a CDS encoding pyridoxal phosphate-dependent aminotransferase yields the protein MDVVARAKALEAAGRDVVRLEIGDPDFPTPSVITDAAEAAMESGDTGYTQSAGLPDLRDAVTAHFDERYGVRVDCEDIVVTQGTSPAMLLLFGTLLDPGDEVLVPDPGYPAYPNYVRFLGGVPVPVPVRAEEGFRLLAEDVRAAVTPRTRAAMLNSPGNPTGGVLRPADLSALAEVAEDTGMYLASDEIYHGLQFEGREHTVLEFTDRAFVLNGFSKAYAMTGWRLGYLVAPREFVRPAEKIQQNFFLCANHFVQVAGTVALTRAGREVSRMRAAYDERRRFLVPALREIGLGVAREPLGAFYVFADARAWDGDSLRLANRLLEEAGVAVAPGIDFGPGGEGFLRFSYASPLDRLREGVRRLRRWSVGQAVEDW from the coding sequence ATGGACGTGGTCGCGCGCGCAAAGGCGCTGGAGGCGGCCGGCCGAGACGTCGTCCGCCTCGAGATAGGGGACCCCGACTTCCCCACTCCGTCGGTCATCACCGACGCCGCCGAGGCCGCGATGGAGAGCGGCGACACCGGCTACACCCAGTCCGCCGGGCTGCCGGACCTGCGCGACGCGGTAACCGCCCACTTCGACGAGCGGTACGGCGTGAGGGTGGACTGCGAGGACATCGTCGTCACGCAGGGGACCTCCCCGGCCATGCTGCTGCTCTTCGGCACGCTGCTCGACCCGGGCGACGAGGTGCTCGTGCCCGACCCCGGTTACCCCGCCTACCCGAACTACGTGCGCTTTCTGGGGGGCGTGCCCGTACCCGTCCCGGTGCGGGCCGAGGAGGGCTTCAGGCTGCTCGCCGAGGACGTGCGCGCCGCGGTCACCCCTCGTACGCGCGCCGCGATGCTCAACTCGCCGGGCAACCCGACAGGGGGCGTGCTGCGACCGGCCGACCTCAGCGCCCTGGCCGAGGTGGCCGAGGACACCGGCATGTACCTGGCCAGCGACGAGATCTACCACGGCCTGCAGTTCGAGGGCCGCGAGCACACCGTGCTCGAGTTCACCGATCGCGCGTTCGTGCTGAACGGCTTCTCCAAGGCGTACGCGATGACAGGCTGGCGCCTCGGCTACCTGGTCGCGCCGCGGGAGTTCGTGCGGCCGGCCGAGAAGATCCAGCAGAACTTCTTCCTGTGCGCGAACCACTTCGTGCAGGTGGCCGGGACCGTGGCGCTGACCCGGGCCGGCAGGGAGGTGTCGCGGATGCGAGCGGCCTACGACGAGCGCCGTCGCTTCCTCGTGCCCGCGTTGCGCGAGATCGGCCTGGGGGTCGCGCGCGAGCCTCTCGGGGCGTTCTACGTGTTCGCCGACGCGCGGGCATGGGACGGCGATTCGCTGCGTCTGGCGAACCGCCTGCTCGAGGAGGCTGGCGTCGCGGTAGCGCCCGGCATCGACTTCGGTCCGGGGGGCGAGGGGTTCCTGCGCTTCAGCTACGCCTCGCCGCTGGATCGTCTGCGCGAGGGCGTGCGGCGGCTGCGGCGCTGGTCCGTCGGTCAGGCCGTGGAGGACTGGTGA
- a CDS encoding B12-binding domain-containing radical SAM protein: MSGGPLKVALVALNSPGYRSLAMGYLRAYAQADRRLSGKAAFQTVDLDVGTDAWWVAYRVAGRAPDVAAFSVTCWNASTVYEACRLIGLARPETSIVLGGPEVGPIAEDVLRANPSVDVVVRGEGEVTFAELLGVMASGGKTWRVEGVTTRREGSVASADDRQLVPDLDELPSPYLAGLMEPVEGATYLETYRGCPHRCGYCFEGKGYGRVRHFSQERVAAEVEWLADRAGLRLFSFIDPVFNLTEDRLGRMAALLEPHASNGVRLHTVEVDIERIGPEEARMLRRAGVRSVETGPQSVGAEALGICGRPFDRDRFRAGVAACKAEGISVECDLILGLPGDGPAEFAQGMRFVTALDPGRVQMSTLHVLPGTPLWERASELGLVFDPSAPHEVVATREASFAELRRAEVMGLALQREYGAGA; this comes from the coding sequence GTGAGCGGCGGTCCGCTGAAGGTGGCGCTGGTCGCGCTGAACTCCCCGGGCTACCGCTCGCTGGCGATGGGCTACCTGCGCGCCTACGCGCAGGCGGACCGTCGGCTCTCGGGCAAGGCCGCGTTCCAGACGGTGGACCTGGACGTCGGCACCGACGCGTGGTGGGTGGCGTACAGGGTCGCCGGCAGGGCGCCGGACGTGGCGGCCTTCTCGGTCACGTGCTGGAACGCTTCGACCGTCTACGAGGCGTGCCGCCTCATCGGGTTGGCGCGCCCCGAGACCTCCATCGTGCTCGGAGGCCCGGAGGTCGGCCCGATCGCCGAGGACGTGCTGAGGGCCAACCCTTCCGTGGACGTCGTGGTGCGCGGCGAGGGTGAGGTCACCTTCGCCGAGCTGCTCGGAGTCATGGCCTCCGGCGGCAAGACCTGGCGGGTCGAGGGCGTCACGACGCGTCGCGAGGGCTCCGTGGCCTCGGCCGACGACCGTCAACTCGTCCCCGACCTCGACGAGCTGCCCTCCCCGTACCTCGCCGGCCTCATGGAGCCGGTCGAGGGGGCCACGTACCTGGAGACCTACCGCGGCTGCCCGCACCGGTGCGGATACTGCTTCGAGGGCAAGGGGTACGGCCGCGTCCGCCACTTCTCCCAGGAGCGCGTGGCCGCCGAGGTCGAATGGCTGGCGGATCGCGCGGGTCTGCGCCTGTTCTCCTTCATCGACCCCGTCTTCAACCTCACCGAGGACCGCCTGGGCCGGATGGCCGCGCTGCTCGAGCCTCACGCCTCCAACGGGGTGAGGCTGCACACGGTCGAGGTGGACATCGAGCGTATCGGCCCCGAGGAGGCCCGCATGCTGCGGCGCGCGGGCGTGCGCTCCGTCGAGACAGGCCCGCAGTCGGTGGGTGCCGAGGCCCTCGGCATCTGCGGGCGGCCCTTCGACCGGGACCGGTTCCGCGCGGGCGTGGCCGCGTGCAAGGCCGAGGGGATCTCGGTCGAGTGCGACCTCATCCTCGGCCTGCCCGGCGACGGACCGGCCGAGTTCGCGCAGGGCATGCGCTTCGTGACGGCGCTGGACCCGGGCAGGGTGCAGATGTCCACGCTGCACGTCCTTCCCGGGACACCGCTTTGGGAGCGCGCCTCCGAACTCGGGCTGGTCTTCGATCCGTCGGCGCCGCACGAGGTCGTCGCCACCCGCGAGGCCTCCTTCGCCGAGCTGCGACGCGCCGAGGTGATGGGCCTGGCGCTGCAGCGCGAGTACGGGGCCGGGGCGTGA
- the rpoN gene encoding RNA polymerase factor sigma-54 codes for MEITQRPELKQKVTLSPQVYQGLSILAMPIADLQALVEMEMLENPVLEVEEFETDPAEAEEDRLDTGEDERAWDEWLDMYEDLEASEPVSPRDPNAEAVNTEEFVSGVQSFDDYLLDQIGMLSLKPGVEAAARAVVGSLDPDGFFAGDLAEVTRIAAVTPEEAEEGLRVVQQLDPPGVGARDLAEALKIQMVYLGLEEPVLERIVEEHLDDIAANRFRKVSRALRTDEREVRRLVDLLRDLNPRPAGAFSPGPSPGYIVPDVTLRRIGDEWLIIPNNESVPTLRVSPRYRSMLRSGSKADDETRRYLKDKIRSAESFIRNVDRRKDTVSRIAQIILEVQRDFFEDGQGPLRPLRLEDVAVEIGVHLSTVSRGVTGKYMATPYGLFELKHFFSGGYRTSTGLDVASTSVKNHIRELVREEDPDKPLSDQKLAEVLSSEGISVARRTVAKYREELGIEPSWARRRR; via the coding sequence ATGGAGATCACGCAACGGCCGGAGCTCAAACAGAAGGTCACCCTCTCGCCCCAGGTCTACCAGGGCCTGAGCATCCTCGCGATGCCCATCGCCGACCTCCAGGCGCTCGTCGAGATGGAGATGCTGGAGAACCCGGTGCTCGAGGTGGAGGAGTTCGAGACCGATCCGGCGGAAGCCGAGGAGGATCGGCTGGACACGGGCGAGGACGAGCGCGCGTGGGACGAGTGGCTGGACATGTACGAGGACCTCGAGGCCTCGGAGCCGGTCTCGCCTCGGGACCCGAACGCCGAGGCCGTCAACACCGAGGAGTTCGTCTCCGGCGTCCAGAGCTTCGACGACTACCTCCTCGACCAGATCGGCATGCTCTCCCTGAAGCCGGGCGTCGAGGCCGCGGCGCGCGCCGTCGTCGGCAGCCTGGACCCGGACGGTTTCTTCGCGGGAGACCTCGCCGAGGTGACGCGTATCGCCGCGGTCACGCCCGAGGAGGCCGAGGAGGGACTGCGTGTCGTGCAGCAGCTCGACCCCCCGGGTGTGGGCGCGAGGGACCTCGCCGAGGCGCTGAAGATCCAGATGGTCTACCTCGGGCTCGAGGAGCCCGTGCTCGAACGCATCGTCGAGGAGCACCTCGACGACATCGCCGCGAACAGGTTCCGGAAGGTCTCTCGAGCGCTTCGCACCGACGAGCGCGAGGTGCGGCGATTGGTGGATCTGCTGCGCGACCTCAACCCGCGGCCGGCGGGAGCGTTCTCGCCCGGCCCCTCGCCCGGCTACATAGTCCCCGACGTCACCCTCCGCCGCATCGGCGACGAATGGCTGATCATCCCGAACAACGAATCCGTCCCCACGCTCCGTGTCAGCCCCCGCTACCGCTCGATGTTGCGCTCGGGATCGAAGGCCGACGATGAGACGCGCCGCTACCTGAAGGACAAGATCCGGTCCGCCGAGAGCTTCATCCGCAACGTCGACCGGCGCAAGGACACCGTGAGCCGCATCGCGCAGATCATCCTCGAGGTGCAGCGCGACTTCTTCGAGGACGGCCAGGGACCGCTGCGGCCGCTGCGCCTGGAGGACGTGGCCGTGGAGATCGGGGTGCACCTCTCCACGGTGAGCCGCGGGGTGACCGGCAAATACATGGCGACGCCGTACGGGCTGTTCGAACTGAAGCACTTCTTCTCGGGAGGGTACCGGACCTCCACGGGGCTGGACGTCGCGTCCACGTCGGTGAAGAACCATATCCGAGAGCTGGTGCGAGAGGAGGACCCGGACAAGCCGCTGTCGGACCAGAAGCTCGCCGAGGTCCTCTCGAGCGAGGGTATCTCAGTGGCCAGGCGTACGGTCGCCAAGTACCGCGAGGAACTGGGGATCGAGCCGTCCTGGGCACGGAGGCGTAGATGA
- a CDS encoding PHP domain-containing protein, with protein MTETYSKADLHIHSNHSDGLARIPEIMDYVQERTDLRVIAITDHNTVEGALFAKSLEEMYDFEVVVGEEISSRSGHILGLYLSDMVPPGLSAVETISRINEQDGVAIIPHPFANRAFGPFGLKALGDSIYDVAFHGLELFNSSPYLVYANRLAAKAFAGGQGIAATGGSDAHVLKGIGTGYTLFRGTTAEDLRRGIDDLDTRAKAGKGQLSLALRYAFRYPQIRRMQSWNWERCKAR; from the coding sequence GTGACCGAGACCTACAGCAAGGCCGACCTGCACATCCACAGCAACCACAGCGACGGCCTCGCGAGGATACCCGAGATCATGGACTACGTGCAGGAGAGGACGGACCTGCGCGTCATCGCGATCACGGACCACAACACGGTCGAGGGTGCGCTGTTCGCGAAGTCACTCGAGGAGATGTACGACTTCGAGGTCGTCGTCGGGGAGGAGATAAGCTCGCGCTCCGGCCACATCCTCGGGCTGTACCTGAGTGACATGGTGCCTCCGGGTCTGTCCGCGGTCGAGACGATCTCGCGGATCAACGAGCAGGACGGAGTGGCGATAATCCCTCACCCCTTCGCCAACCGCGCGTTCGGCCCCTTCGGCCTCAAGGCGCTCGGCGACTCGATCTACGACGTCGCCTTCCACGGGCTCGAGCTCTTCAACTCGTCGCCGTACCTCGTCTACGCGAACCGTCTCGCCGCCAAGGCGTTCGCCGGCGGGCAGGGGATAGCGGCCACCGGCGGCTCCGACGCGCACGTGCTCAAGGGGATCGGCACCGGCTACACGCTCTTCCGCGGCACTACCGCCGAGGACCTGCGCCGCGGCATCGATGACCTCGACACCCGCGCGAAGGCGGGCAAGGGCCAGCTGTCGCTCGCGCTGCGCTACGCGTTCCGCTACCCGCAGATCCGCAGGATGCAGTCGTGGAACTGGGAGCGCTGCAAGGCGCGCTGA